Proteins from a single region of Catharus ustulatus isolate bCatUst1 chromosome 22, bCatUst1.pri.v2, whole genome shotgun sequence:
- the METTL27 gene encoding methyltransferase-like protein 27: protein MGLPAAVRDRVVAVHRGSALPERLRFYDGWAARYEQDVAALEYRAPHLAAASLAFAFPAPHAEARLLDVACGTGLVARELHRRGFRCLHGVDGSAGMLERARSTGLYQELRLCVLGRDPLPLPTEHYDAVTLVGALGEGQVPSTVLPELLRVTKPGGFLCLTTRSNPSNLRYKAELEVALGQLERSGAWQKLLAQEVEYWERAVTEEESTQGNGYISGVVYIYQKCPVPHLEEG, encoded by the exons ATGGGGTTGCCGGCGGCCGTCCGGGACCGGGTGGTCGCGGTGCACCGGGGCTCGGCGCTGCCCGAACGGCTGCGGTTCTATGACGGCTGGGCTGCCCGCTATGAGCAG GATGTGGCAGCTCTTGAGTACCGGGCACCCCATCTCGCCGCCGCCTCGCTCGCCTTCGCCTTCCCCGCGCCGCACGCGGAGGCGCGGCTGCTCGACGTGGCCTGTGGCACCGGGCTCGTAGCGCGAGAG ctccaccGGCGCGGGTTCCGCTGCCTGCACGGTGTGGACGGCAGCGCGGGGATGCTGGAGCGGGCACGGAGCACCGGGCTCTACCAGGAGCTGCGGCTCTGCGTCCTGGGCAGGGATCCACTGCCCTTGCCCACAG AACACTACGACGCCGTGACGCTGGTGGGGGCCCTGGGCGAGGGGCAGGTGCCGAGCACGGTGCTGCCGGAGCTGCTGCGGGTCACCAAGCCGG GTGGCTTCCTGTGCCTGACGACGAGAAGCAACCCCTCGAATCTGCGGTACAAGGCGGAGCTGGAGGTGGCGCTGgggcagctggagaggagcGGAGCCTGGCAGAAGCTGCTGGCCCAGGAGGTGGAGTACTGGGAGAGGGCTGTCACCGAGGAGGAGAGCACCCAGGGCAACGGCTACATCTCGGGGGTGGTCTACATCTACCAGAAGTGCCCTGTCCCCCACCTCGAGGAGGGCTGA
- the LOC117006035 gene encoding claudin-4-like → MAMMTMQMGGLMMAALGWLGSILTCALPMWKVTAFIGSNIVVAQVFWEGLWMNCVYESTGQMQCKAYDSLLELTSDLQAARALVVTSICVACLAFFIALSGADCTRCVDDNSTKTRISAVAGVIFIMASIMLLIPVSWSANSIVSNFYNPMVPEALKRELGAALYIGWASSALQLFGGGVLCCSGSQSQQDPYPKKYRAVKTCGPMGYAMKDYV, encoded by the coding sequence aTGGCAATGATGACGATGCAGATGGGAGGACTGATGATGGCTGCactgggctggctgggctccaTCCTCACCTGTGCCCTGCCCATGTGGAAGGTGACGGCCTTCATCGGCTCCAACATCGTGGTGGCCCAGGTGttctgggaagggctgtggatgAATTGTGTCTATGAGAGCACGGGGCAGATGCAGTGCAAGGCCTACGACTCCTTGCTGGAGCTCACCTCTGACCTGCAAGCTGCTCGTGCCCTGGTGGTCACCTCCATCTGTGTCGCCTGCCTTGCCTTCTTCATTGCCCTCTCAGGAGCTGACTGCACCCGCTGTGTAGATGACAACAGCACCAAGACCAGGATCTCTGCAGTGGCAGGTGTCATCTTCATCATGGCCAGCATCATGCTGCTCATCCCTGTCTCCTGGTCTGCCAACAGCATTGTCAGCAACTTCTACAACCCCATGGTGCCTGAGGCCCTCAAGAgagagctgggggctgccctCTACATCGGCTGGGCTTCCAGTGCCCTGCAGCTCTTTGGTGGGGGTGTCCTATGCTGCTCAggatcccagtcccagcaggaCCCCTACCCCAAGAAGTACAGGGCAGTGAAAACCTGCGGTCCAATGGGCTATGCCATGAAGGACTATGTGTGA
- the LOC117006036 gene encoding LOW QUALITY PROTEIN: claudin-4-like (The sequence of the model RefSeq protein was modified relative to this genomic sequence to represent the inferred CDS: inserted 1 base in 1 codon; deleted 4 bases in 2 codons) has translation MAEKNPRTETVAATRRRLQPGDQLTPVRSAIYMGWPREMAPGNQRRAGGGEMPPATAIPWFRLMGIRKHYQHTHSNQTPSVDLEVPRVHLSPMELLAATGVLSVIASGRNTRGRIPGNXVLPLRPVPAAGRAAAVLLPRQRHIMPAMVPAAGTARRETGRGAGRAMASMGMQVLGIALSVIGWLASILCCALPMWRETAFVGNNIVVAQIIWEGLWMSCVVQSTGQMQCKVYDSLLALPQDLQAARAMVVVAIVLAILGTLLAVAGGKCTNCVEDDTAKAKVMILSGIIFIVAGILILVPISWSANSIIQDFYNPLVSDSQKRDLGSSLYVGWAASALLLLGGGILCCTCPSRGEKPYSAKFTAARSLPASNYV, from the exons ATGGCGGAGAAGAACCCACGGACCGAGACCGTCGCTGCCACCCGCCGCCGCTTGCAGCCGGGGGATCAGCTTACACCTGTGCGCAGTGCTATTTATATGGGCTGGCCCCGGG AGATGGCGCCGGGTAACCAGAGAAGGGCGGGAGGAGGAGAAATGCCACCTGCCACAGCCATCCCCTGGTTTCGGCTGATGGGTATCAGGAAGCACTACCAGCATACTCATTCCAACCAAACCCCTTCTGTGGACCTGGAAGTCCCAAGGGTTCACCTTTcccccatggagctgctggcag CAACCGGGGTATTAAGTGTCATCGCTTCAGGGAGAAATACAAGGGGAAGAATCCCGGGAA AGGTTCTACCCCTCCGTCCGGTGCCGGCGGCAGGCCGG GCTGCGGCGGTGCTCCTCCCTCGGCAAAGGCATATAATGCCTGCCATGGTCCCGGCAGCCGGCACTGCACGGCGGGAGACGGGCAGGGGAGCAGGC CGAGCGATGGCCTCCATGGGGATGCAGGTACTGGGCATCGCCCTCTCCGTCATCGGCTGGCTGGCCTCCATTCTCTGCTGCGCGCTGCCCATGTGGCGGGAGACAGCCTTCGTCGGGAACAACATCGTGGTGGCACAGATCatctgggaagggctgtggatgAGCTGCGTGGTGCAGAGCACGGGGCAGATGCAGTGCAAGGTGTACGACTcgctgctggccctgccgcAGGACCTGCAAGCCGCCCGTGCCATGGTGGTGGTGGCCATCGTCCTGGCCATCCTGGGCACCCTGCTGGCCGTCGCTGGCGGCAAGTGCACCAATTGTGTGGAGGACGACACCGCCAAAGCCAAGGTCATGATCCTCTCCGGCATCATCTTCATCGTCGCCGGTATCCTCATCCTCGTCCCCATCTCTTGGTCAGCCAACAGCATCATCCAGGACTTCTACAACCCTCTCGTCTCCGACTCGCAGAAGCGGGACTTGGGCTCGTCCCTCTACGTGGGCTGGGCGGCCTCGgcgctcctgctgctggggggagGGATCCTGTGCTGCACCTGTCCCTCCCGCGGAGAGAAGCCCTACTCCGCCAAGTTCACGGCTGCTCGCTCGCTGCCAGCCAGCAACTACGTGTAG
- the LOC117006038 gene encoding claudin-3-like, with protein sequence MSMGLEIGGVALSVLGWLCSIICCALPMWKVSAFIGNNIVTAQILWEGLWMNCVVQSTGQMQCKVYDSMLALPQDLQAARALLVVSIILAVLGLMVAIVGAQCTRCVEDETTKAKITIVSGVIFLLSGVMTLIPVCWSANTIIRDFYNPLVIEAQKRELGTSLYVGWAASALLMLGGGLLCCSCPPKDDRYPTGKVAYSAPRSAVTSYDKRNYV encoded by the coding sequence ATGTCGATGGGGCTGGAGATTGGCGGCGTGGCCTTGTCCGTGCTGGGTTGGTTGTGCAGCATCATCTGCTGTGCGTTGCCCATGTGGAAGGTGTCGGCCTTCATCGGTAACAACATCGTGACGGCCCAGATCctctgggaagggctgtggatgAACTGCGTGGTGCAGAGCACTGGGCAGATGCAGTGCAAGGTCTACGACTCCATGTTGGCGCTGCCGCAGGACCTGCAAGCTGCCCGCGCCCTGCTGGTGGTATCCATCATCTTGGCCGTCCTGGGCTTAATGGTGGCCATTGTGGGCGCTCAGTGCACTCGCTGCGTGGAGGACGAGACCACCAAAGCCAAGATCACCATTGTCTCCGGCgtcatcttcctcctctctggTGTCATGACCCTCATCCCTGTCTGCTGGTCGGCCAACACCATCATCCGGGATTTCTACAATCCGCTGGTGATCGAAGCACAGAAGCGGGAGCTAGGCACCTCGCTCTACGTGGGCTGGGCGGCCTCCGCACTCCTGATGCTGGGGGGgggcctgctctgctgctcctgcccccccaAAGACGACAGGTACCCCACGGGCAAGGTGGCCTACTCCGCGCCACGCTCCGCCGTCACCAGCTACGACAAGAGGAACTATGTCTGA
- the ABHD11 gene encoding protein ABHD11: MRRWRVAGIGHPSSCSTGSLAARATSRRWPRRWCAVAVARQVLTVDARNHGSSPHSPVMTYEVMSLDVQHLLSRLGITKCIVVGHSMGGKTAMTLALQQPDLVERLISVDIGPGSTAPVSEFSAYISAMKEVKVPMGLSRSAARQLADDQLQPVVKLPQLRQFLLTNLVEVEGRYVWRVNLEAISRHLADIMNFPLFHKPYPGPALFLGGSDSPYISSRDHPEIQRLFPKAEIQYIKGAGHIVHQDKFEEFITAVLNFLP; the protein is encoded by the exons ATGAGGAGGTGGAGGGTCGCAGGGATCGGACACCCCTCGTCTTGCTCCACGGGCTCTTTGGCAGCCAGGGCAACTTCAAGACGGTGGCCAAGACGCTGGTGCGCCGTGGCAGTGGCAAG gcaggtgcTGACAGTGGATGCCCGGAACCATGGCAGCAGCCCCCACAGCCCTGTGATGACATATGAAGTGATGAGCCTGGACGTGCAGCACCTCCTGAGCCGCCTGGGCATCACCAAGTGCATCGTTGTGGGACACAGCATGGGGGGCAAGACAGCCATGACACTGGCCTTGCAGCAG CCAGACCTGGTGGAGCGCCTCATCTCTGTAGACATTGGTCCTGGCTCAACCGCCCCTGTGTCCGAATTCTCTGCCTACATCTCGGCCATGAAGGAGGTGAAGGTCCCGATGGGGCTGTCCCGCTCCGCAGCACGCCAGCTGGCAGATGACCAGCTGCAGCCCGTGGTCAAG ctcccacagctgagACAGTTCCTCCTGACCAACCTGGTGGAGGTGGAAGGCCGCTACGTGTGGCGGGTGAACCTGGAGGCTATTTCCCGGCACCTGGCAGATATCATGAACTTCCCTCTCTTCCACAAGCCATATCCCGGTCCTGCACTCTTTTTGGGAGGGTCCGACTCACCCTATATCAG ctccagagacCACCCAGAGATCCAACGCCTCTTCCCCAAGGCAGAGATCCAGTACATTAAAGGTGCAGGCCACATAGTCCATCAGGATAAATTTGAAGAATTCATCACTGCTGTCCTCAATTTCCTGCCATAG